A genomic stretch from Leptodactylus fuscus isolate aLepFus1 unplaced genomic scaffold, aLepFus1.hap2 HAP2_SCAFFOLD_102, whole genome shotgun sequence includes:
- the LBX2 gene encoding transcription factor LBX2: MNRRQSSDLTDDGAVVDLSCFMFSTDLHLLLTLKGRDPLGLAGHRPNSKKRRKSRTAFTNHQIYELEKRFRYQKYLSPADRDHIAQQLGLSNAQVITWFQNRRAKLKRDLEEMKADVESLKKLPPQALEKLVSMPDGGPEEDEDTRQCCSPTSQELFLQSPQCSSMEHTVDEFSEEEEIEVNN; the protein is encoded by the exons ATGAATCGGAGGCAGAGCTCGGACCTG ACGGATGACGGGGCAGTTGTGGACTTGTCGTGTTTTATGTTCTCAACtgatcttcatcttcttctcacATTGAAAGGTCGAGACCCACTGGGTTTAGCTGGACATCGGCCGAACTCTAAGAAGAGGCGGAAATCACGAACGGCCTTCACCAATCACCAGATCTATGAGCTGGAGAAACGTTTCCGTTACCAGAAATACCTGTCACCTGCTGACCGTGACCACATCGCCCAGCAGTTGGGGCTCAGTAATGCCCAAGTCATCACCTGGTTCCAGAACCGAAGGGCCAAACTCAAGCGGGACTTGGAGGAGATGAAAGCTGATGTGGAGTCATTGAAGAAGCTGCCACCACAAGCACTGGAGAAGCTGGTGTCCATGCCTGATGGTGGGCCAGAGGAGGATGAGGACACTAGACAATGCTGCTCCCCAACTTCACAAGAACTGTTCCTCCAGTCCCCACAGTGCTCATCCATGGAGCACACAGTTGACGAATTCTCAGAAGAAGAGGAGATCGAAGTGAACAACTAA